One window of the Acidimicrobiia bacterium genome contains the following:
- a CDS encoding pyridoxal phosphate-dependent aminotransferase, translated as MSPQRISARVAAIAPSATLAVDAKAKALKAAGEAVIGFGAGEPDFSTPDYIVEAAAKACANPAMHRYTPAAGLPELREAIAEKTHRDSGYEVSPSQVVVTNGGKHAVFNAFMTLLDPGDEVLLPAPFWTTYPEPIALCGGVSVVIPTNAASGFRVTIEQLEAARTPRTKALVFVSPSNPTGAVYPPEEIAAIGRWAAEAGIWVITDEIYEHLTFGEHKFASIVKLVPELADRAIVLNGVAKTYAMTGWRVGWMIAPSDVANAAINLQSHQTSNVANVSQMAALAAVSGPLDAVAQMREAFERRGKLMTQMLRGLSGVDVLEPQGAFYAFPSFEALLGRTFSGQQVNTTLELADVLLEKAKVAIVPGEAFAAPGYARLSFALGDDDLGEGVSRIVDFLS; from the coding sequence ATGTCACCCCAGCGTATTTCGGCCCGTGTGGCCGCCATAGCCCCCTCTGCAACACTGGCTGTAGACGCTAAAGCCAAGGCCTTGAAAGCTGCTGGTGAAGCCGTTATCGGCTTTGGTGCCGGTGAGCCCGATTTTTCTACGCCTGACTACATTGTCGAAGCAGCCGCCAAAGCGTGTGCCAATCCCGCTATGCACCGTTATACACCAGCCGCTGGCTTGCCCGAGCTTCGAGAAGCGATAGCCGAAAAAACTCATCGCGATTCGGGTTATGAGGTCAGCCCTTCACAAGTGGTGGTCACCAATGGTGGCAAACACGCCGTCTTTAACGCCTTCATGACCTTGCTTGACCCCGGCGACGAAGTGCTGTTGCCAGCACCTTTTTGGACCACCTATCCCGAGCCCATTGCGCTGTGTGGGGGCGTGTCGGTTGTAATTCCAACCAACGCTGCCAGCGGGTTTAGGGTCACCATTGAGCAACTGGAAGCGGCCCGCACCCCGCGTACCAAGGCGCTAGTTTTCGTGTCGCCGTCGAACCCCACCGGAGCGGTTTATCCGCCCGAAGAGATAGCCGCCATTGGACGCTGGGCGGCCGAAGCTGGCATTTGGGTAATCACCGATGAGATCTATGAACACCTGACCTTCGGTGAGCACAAGTTTGCGTCGATTGTGAAGCTCGTTCCCGAACTAGCTGATCGTGCCATTGTGCTAAACGGTGTGGCCAAGACCTACGCCATGACCGGTTGGCGAGTGGGCTGGATGATCGCCCCTTCTGACGTTGCAAACGCCGCCATTAACCTGCAATCTCACCAGACTTCCAACGTGGCCAACGTGAGCCAAATGGCGGCCTTAGCAGCTGTTTCTGGTCCCCTCGATGCGGTGGCGCAAATGCGGGAAGCCTTCGAGCGCCGAGGCAAGCTAATGACCCAAATGTTGCGCGGCCTTTCCGGCGTGGATGTGCTAGAGCCCCAAGGAGCGTTCTACGCTTTCCCTTCATTCGAGGCGCTACTTGGCCGAACCTTTAGCGGTCAGCAAGTTAACACCACGCTAGAGCTTGCTGATGTGCTGTTGGAGAAAGCCAAGGTTGCCATTGTTCCAGGAGAAGCATTTGCGGCTCCTGGGTACGCTCGATTGTCGTTTGCACTTGGCGACGATGATCTGGGTGAGGGAGTGTCTCGCATCGTAGATTTCTTGTCATGA
- a CDS encoding prolyl oligopeptidase family serine peptidase, with amino-acid sequence MQFPSPASSEAPYGSWPTPITSDLVVAAAAGLSDVQVDRTDGSIWWSESRPEEGGRVALVRWNAGSGEIAEPIPSKPSVRTRVHEYGGGAWWTKDDTVWFTNWEDQALYRYTLGDEEAVQISRTPAGHHGRRYADGTLTPDGRWVICVRETHVEPDGKVLATPRNEIVAIPAWAHGPTVATVLVSGADFVSSPRVDPTGSRLVWLSWNHPQMPWDGTELWSAELQMNGAAYELVGTHEDVLPLTVEELRAQEDNGQVETAAITLVGSRKLVGGADEALIQPEWSRTGDLYVVSDRSNWWNLYKVGLLNGDLYPMATTPGEIATPPWVFGQSRYVFSSKRNLVFAALANDGFDRLVAISDGTITEIDTPYTSWSSLRLDHSGNLIAIAASPTTEPAVVRISFEGLDANIEVIREPRDLGLPKEWISKPEPISFPSDGRVAHGLYYPPTNPTQSAPAGERPPLMVMIHGGPTSAARPQLSLATQYWTSRGFGVVDVNYGGSTGYGRQFRQLLNLNWGVVDVEDCVAAALYLVANDRVDPARLVIRGGSAGGFTTLAALAFTDTFAAGASHYGVADLAALATDTHKFESRYLDGLVGPYPEASEVYARRSPINHLEGFDRPLIVFQGLEDEIVPPNQAEMIVKALADRGVPVAYVPFEGEQHGFRQSANIKRALEAELWFYGQMLGFVPDGELEPVAILGV; translated from the coding sequence ATGCAGTTTCCTAGCCCAGCTTCTAGCGAAGCACCGTACGGTTCCTGGCCCACCCCCATCACTTCAGATTTAGTCGTGGCCGCCGCTGCTGGCCTCTCTGATGTGCAAGTGGACCGAACCGACGGCTCGATTTGGTGGAGCGAAAGCCGACCCGAAGAAGGTGGTCGAGTAGCGCTCGTTCGCTGGAATGCTGGCAGTGGTGAAATTGCCGAACCGATACCGTCAAAGCCGTCTGTCCGTACTCGGGTGCACGAGTACGGCGGGGGTGCATGGTGGACCAAAGACGACACGGTCTGGTTCACTAACTGGGAGGATCAAGCCCTATACCGCTACACACTCGGCGATGAAGAGGCGGTACAAATTAGCCGCACTCCGGCCGGGCATCACGGTCGTCGCTATGCCGATGGCACCCTCACTCCCGATGGACGCTGGGTAATCTGTGTTCGAGAAACCCATGTGGAACCTGATGGGAAAGTGCTGGCCACACCACGTAACGAGATTGTGGCCATTCCGGCTTGGGCCCACGGGCCGACCGTTGCCACGGTGCTCGTCAGCGGCGCCGATTTTGTTTCTAGCCCCCGTGTTGACCCCACCGGCAGCCGTTTGGTCTGGTTGAGTTGGAACCATCCCCAAATGCCATGGGACGGCACCGAGCTATGGAGCGCCGAGCTGCAAATGAATGGCGCTGCTTATGAGCTGGTGGGCACCCATGAAGATGTGCTGCCACTCACGGTAGAAGAACTACGCGCCCAAGAAGACAACGGTCAGGTAGAGACCGCGGCCATTACCCTGGTCGGTTCCCGAAAGCTTGTTGGCGGTGCCGACGAAGCGTTGATACAGCCCGAGTGGTCACGCACTGGCGACCTCTACGTGGTTTCTGACCGTTCGAACTGGTGGAACCTTTACAAGGTTGGTCTGCTCAATGGCGATCTGTATCCAATGGCCACCACGCCCGGTGAGATTGCCACGCCACCCTGGGTGTTTGGTCAGTCACGCTATGTGTTTAGCTCGAAGCGAAACCTGGTTTTCGCGGCTCTTGCCAACGATGGTTTTGATCGGTTGGTAGCTATCAGCGATGGAACTATCACCGAAATTGATACGCCCTACACGTCGTGGTCATCGCTGCGTCTCGACCACAGCGGCAACCTGATCGCGATCGCAGCTTCCCCGACCACCGAGCCAGCCGTAGTGCGGATCAGCTTCGAGGGGCTCGATGCCAACATCGAGGTTATTCGTGAACCGCGTGACCTTGGATTGCCCAAAGAATGGATCAGCAAGCCCGAGCCGATCTCGTTCCCCTCGGATGGTCGGGTGGCCCACGGGCTTTACTACCCACCCACCAATCCCACCCAAAGCGCGCCCGCTGGAGAGCGGCCTCCGTTGATGGTCATGATCCACGGTGGACCAACCTCCGCGGCACGGCCCCAGCTTTCACTAGCCACCCAATACTGGACATCTCGTGGTTTTGGTGTGGTCGATGTGAACTACGGCGGCTCCACTGGCTACGGCCGCCAATTTCGACAGCTTCTCAACCTTAACTGGGGCGTCGTTGATGTTGAAGACTGCGTAGCCGCCGCTCTATATCTGGTGGCCAACGATCGGGTCGACCCAGCTCGGCTGGTGATCCGGGGCGGTTCGGCCGGTGGCTTCACCACCTTGGCGGCCTTGGCTTTCACCGACACCTTTGCGGCCGGTGCTAGCCATTACGGTGTGGCCGACTTGGCGGCTCTGGCCACCGATACGCACAAATTCGAATCGCGCTATCTCGATGGGTTAGTCGGGCCATATCCCGAGGCCAGCGAAGTTTATGCCCGGCGCTCGCCAATTAATCATCTAGAAGGCTTTGATCGTCCGCTGATTGTGTTCCAGGGTCTTGAAGACGAAATCGTGCCGCCTAACCAAGCCGAGATGATCGTGAAGGCTTTGGCTGATCGTGGCGTGCCGGTGGCCTACGTTCCCTTTGAAGGCGAGCAGCACGGGTTCCGCCAAAGCGCCAACATCAAACGCGCCCTCGAAGCAGAACTGTGGTTTTACGGACAGATGTTGGGTTTCGTGCCCGATGGAGAACTTGAACCGGTCGCCATTCTGGGCGTCTAA